Proteins from a genomic interval of Chanodichthys erythropterus isolate Z2021 chromosome 6, ASM2448905v1, whole genome shotgun sequence:
- the si:dkey-238i5.2 gene encoding 227 kDa spindle- and centromere-associated protein isoform X1 encodes MIKARSAMKRIQPFTIGTKLSVPSETKCLDYVGIILPVPGLDCCELRNDSNNDNSSFRQERVSTSTPVEGLSDDIKEEDDRDSVSPSTSSRSIRKIAMCANAESTINCHVTDFNVTSYETNKPSTSTEKLFLVEERLSDKSGEQLETDPWTKGRKIRNLHYDYTVPGFPRDQPEDAAHSQRRDLKDIENSLIQLTTSLDLMQVKCVVKMFLFCLLTCLVEPLPHERLMHLLCQEEPERPHQNTSDAVDLGLEMFRTRQSPGDHVDKSWLKLRSLLRDYHQDLMLALDVSSFYQQADSIISSINWKRNRVLAGEIQKSDKETREIACQINMLNESASRLSTLHPTLARRVTCKQAEVKENWALLQEFLRNQKTDVSSKRPSTLPAEPLTTCPDSQSFARNEGHNIMGKDVKEEQNRLRGFECSQGLWAHRMWSPVEECSVGSRGSLSESSCSKLDNIPEKQDRKSCVGQMAQTTPVSSQECVISSKLLKELTTSTGMNEEIDCSKQRQDHKIEELLSQVEVLWDALQTKYGENNETEPAEKEQTGDKAAQMVTELTLINHLPENVEGGSSGMLEKFLELLDPSGYHKKSQDVNRQQMDEDAEMSLDLLSHQTDQERSQKQDQTIDELQSSLSTLTLRINQHLCRCAELSMDLLDIETDMAVLCDSDLSGLEGLQEQQDDLEAHYNIIESEVREMERLASQIQVPSPEERDPLREEVQAILQAWEEVGRNMAENRCRLEKFHQIQDYFENYLAMITWTENTRSCILAGSSAWRESEISEIDLCIETKLDEFSKLAAAGHMLLQDESQFKDIIKERTDELQSMLGWIQVNWHAQREQLKRNKEGRPESTNDPVQQQAIPFKHPSDSLCIINREIKGSATETQSSQNNFEQQSGRHDLSSVVSQESCLSKTSLGSSICLILTFDDQSSGINQVTKQWSPNNNEIHEESTSSIQVERQQSQNKNSMQMQQPQEMLQVKWLNESVMNKESKQNSSSGNLGQLQNHGEPVQSLSKQKVSRILSPCNTESSFCNHLTEKLQSVNNQSNLQLSPDTDQVQNLSEISVMHQVQSPQLPSYKQDLTRNTAHDNIETSQNQNDDHLRHEVTAEVTHRVFTYLHVSDSYRTAGRVLEVVSPPHEEVQDTTSSALGSSSVQSPSSFSQNVTAEGGMVYNHNRFKASSLFKMKEPIRSKEDEQRRNSTLGNVGSESSGKSSSIFRRRCNTWPEEERREKESQSNSNLQVFIKKNMLPVDSVIDNKSIPFPEDNLPNAVKTSSGPVKNICSYLSLGSTLSFSLPKRFHNSVSDMENKEEIEPIQIYDGSNNPTLPSTRTPQLELTVEPVVHMKQTEINPVDMEDTEEPEVETQQLNQVYESTEPVLRVFTLAEHEGPDHDSSSHHKASPPVINSPPSVSQCSPSSSCGHNCFSVYTKIKDLNGHLYYTSKYMKINSSENLFPNGQGSRKSGRIINCGVRDCAVCFSDTVKETRVDCAEKPDISMEELLQPGHWLFQQEEEELEDIWRGRVGNLTLDYAVETNTDEETGLSIKTSRGQVAHPLHG; translated from the exons ATGATTAAAGCAAGAAGTGCAATGAAGAGGATCCAGCCTTTCACTATCGGGACTAAGTTATCTGTCCCCTCCGAGACAAAATGTTTGGATTATGTGGGCATCATCCTTCCTGTACCGGGTCTGGACTGCTGTGAACTGAGAAATGACTCAAATAATGACAATTCTTCTTTCCGTCAGGAGAGAGTGTCCACATCTACACCAGTGGAGGGACTTTCAGATGAtattaaagaggaagatgaCAGGGATTCTGTGTCCCCTTCAACTTCTTCCAGATCTATCAGGAAGATTGCTATGTGTGCAAACGCTGAAAGCACAATCAACTGCCATGTCACTGACTTTAACGTGACAAGCTATGAGACGAACAAGCCAAGTACTTCTACTGAAAAGCTGTTTCTAGTTGAGGAAAGACTGAGTGACAAGTCCGGTGAACAGCTGGAG ACTGATCCATGGACTAAAGGAAGGAAGATAAGGAACCTTCATTACGATTACACTGTGCCAGGTTTCCCACGTGATCAACCAGAGGATGCAGCTCACAGCCAAAGGAGAGACCTCAAGGACATCGAGAACTCTCTCATCCAACTGACAACAAGTCTGGACTTGATGCAGGTTAAATGcgttgtaaaaatgtttctgttttgtttattaACGTGTCTTGTTGAACCATTACCTCATGAACGCTTAATGCATCTCCTGTGCCAGGAGGAACCAGAAAGACCTCATCAGAACACGTCAGATGCTGTAGATTTAGGATTGGAAATGTTTAGAACAAGACAAAGCCCGGGGGACCACGTTGACAAATC GTGGCTGAAGTTAAGGTCTCTCCTGAGGGACTATCATCAAGATCTCATGTTGGCTCTAGATGTCTCATCGTTTTACCAACAAGCTGACAGCATCATCAGCAGCATTAATTGGAAG AGGAACCGTGTATTGGCGGGCGAGATCCAAAAAAGTGACAAAGAGACCAGAGAAATTGCCTGTCAGATCAAT ATGCTGAATGAGTCTGCGTCTCGCCTGTCAACTCTCCACCCAACCCTGGCCAGAAGAGTTACATGCAAACAGGCCGAGGTTAAGGAGAACTGGGCACTTCTCCAGGAGTTTCTCCG GAACCAGAAGACAGATGTGTCTTCCAAACGCCCATCAACTTTACCCGCTGAACCTCTTACCACATGCCCTGACTCACAGAGCTTTGCTAGAAATGAGGGTCACAACATAATGGGAAAAGACGTCAAAGAGGAGCAAAACCGTCTCCGAGGATTTGAG TGCTCTCAAGGCCTGTGGGCCCATAGGATGTGGAGTCCAGTTGAGGAATGTTCTGTAGGGAGTCGAGGCTCACTGTCGGAGAGCAGCTGTTCCAAGCTGGACAATATCCCTGAAAAACAGGACAGGAAGAG CTGTGTGGGCCAGATGGCTCAAACAACCCCTGTTTCCTCTCAAGAATGTGTTATATCCAGTAAGCTGTTGAAGGAGTTGACGACATCCACTGGAATG AATGAAGAGATTGACTGCTCAAAGCAAAGACAAGATCACAAAATAGAGGAGCTCCTAAGCCAGGTAGAGGTCCTTTGGGATGCTCTGCAGACAAAATACGGAGAGAATAATGAGACCGAACCAGCGGAAAAAGAACAAACCGGAGATAAAGCCGCACAGATGGTAACAGAACTCACACTTATAAACCATCTCCCGGAAAACGTAGAAGGCGGCAGTTCAGGAATGCTTGAAAAGTTCCTTGAACTTCTGGATCCCAGCGGatatcacaaaaaaagtcag GATGTCAATAGGCAACAAATGGATGAGGATGCAGAAATGTCACTGGATCTTCTGAGTCATCAAACTGACCAAGAAAGATCCCAGAAACAGGACCAGACCATTGATGAACTACAAAGCTCG CTCTCCACTCTAACACTGCGGATAAACCAGCACCTCTGCCGCTGTGCTGAGCTCAGTATGGACCTCCTGGACATAGAAACAGATATGGCTGTGCTTTGTGACTCTGACCTCAGTGGTCTGGAGGGGCTACAGGAGCAGCAGGATGACCTAGAG GCTCATTATAATATCATTGAGTCAGAGgtgagagagatggagagactAGCCAGTCAGATACAGGTTCCTTCCCCAGAGGAGAGAGACCCTCTCAGGGAAGAAGTTCAGGCAATCCTGCAGGCTTGGGAGGAAGTAGGCCGCAACATGGCTGAGAACAGATGCCGCCTGGAGAAGTTTCACCAGATTCAGGACTACTTTGAAAACTATCTTGCCATGAT TACGTGGACAGAGAACACCAGATCCTGTATCCTTGCTGGCAGCTCTGCTTGGAGAGAGAGTGAAATTTCAGAGATTGATCTCTGCATTGAAACAAAGCTGGATGAGTTTAGCAAACTGGCTGCAGCTGGTCATATGCTTTTGCAAGATGAGAGTCAGTTTAAAGACATT ATCAAGGAGAGAACAGATGagttgcaaagcatgctgggatgGATCCAGGTGAACTGGCATGCTCAAAGAGAGCAGCTTAAAAGAAACAAGGAAGGGAGACCAGAGTCAACAAATGATCCTGTTCAACAGCag GCTATTCCTTTCAAACATCCTTCTGATAGTCTGTGCATTATAAACAGAGAGATCAAAGGAAGTGCTACCGAAACACAGTCATCTCAAAACAACTTTGAGCAACAGAGTGGGAGACATGATTTGTCCAGTGTTGTTAGTCAGGAGTCCTGCCTTTCGAAGACATCGCTAGGCTCTAGCATCTGTCTCATTTTGACCTTTGATGACCAGTCTTCAGGCATCAACCAAGTGACAAAGCAATGGTCACCCAACAATAATGAAATACATGAAGAGTCAACAAGCAGCATTCAGGTGGAAAGACaacaatcacaaaacaaaaactcaatGCAAATGCAACAGCCACAAGAAATGCTTCAGGTGAAATGgctgaatgaatcagtcatgAATAAAGAGAGCAAACAAAATTCATCTAGTGGGAATCTTGGACAATTGCAAAACCATGGAGAACCAGTCCAGTCACTAAGCAAACAAAAAGTATCCAGAATTTTGTCCCCATGTAACACCGAATCATCATTTTGCAACCACCTAACAGAGAAACTGCAGTCCGTCAACAACCAATCCAATCTTCAGTTATCACCAGACACTGATCAGGTACAAAACCTATCAGAGATATCAGTTATGCATCAAGTGCAAAGCCCTCAGTTACCAAGCTACAAACAAGACTTGACGCGAAATACGGCACACGACAATATAGAAACAAGCCAAAACCAAAACGACGACCACCTGCGGCATGAAGTGACAGCTGAAGTCACTCATAGA GTGTTCACGTATTTACACGTCTCGGATAGTTACAGAACTGCAGGACGAGTCTTGGAGGTCGTATCCCCACCTCATGAAGAAGTGCAGGACACGACATCCTCTGCATTGGGTTCCTCCTCGGTTCAATCGCCCTCCTCCTTCTCGCAAAATGTCACAGCTGAAGGAGGAATGGTTTACAATCACAACAGATTCAAGGCAAGCTCTTTGTTCAAGATGAAAGAGCCAATTAGAAGTAAAGAGGATGAGCAGAGAAGAAACTCTACGCTTGGCAATGTAGGATCGGAAAGTTCTGGCAAATCTTCAAGCATTTTCAGGCGGAGGTGTAACACTTGGCCAGAAGAAGAacggagagagaaagaaagtcaaTCAAACTCCAACCTTCaggttttcattaaaaaaaacatgttaccGGTAGATTCTGTCATTGATAACAAATCCATTCCTTTTCCAGAAGACAATTTGCCTAATGCTGTCAAGACTTCAAGTGGACCAGTTAAAAACATCTGCTCTTATTTGTCTCTAGGATCCACTCTTAGCTTCAGTCTTCCCAAGCGCTTTCACAACAGTGTCTCAGACATGGAAAATAAAGAGGAGATTGAACCTATACAGATTTATGATGGCTCAAACAACCCAACATTACCCTCAACTCGAACGCCACAATTAGAATTGACAGTGGAACCAGTGGTTCATATgaaacaaactgaaataaacCCGGTAGATATGGAAGATACAGAAGAACCTGAGGTCGAGACCCAACAATTGAACCAAGTTTATGAAAGCACAGAACCTGTCTTGAGGGTTTTCACATTGGCTGAACATGAAGGACCTGATCATGATTCCTCCAGCCACCACAAAGCCTCTCCTCCAGTAATCAATAGTCCCCCATCTGTCAGTCAATGCAGTCCTTCTTCATCCTGTGGTCACAATTGCTTTAGTGTTTACACCAAAATAAAAGACTTAAATGGCCACTTATACTACACATCTAAATACATGAAGATAAACTCCTCAGAAAACTTGTTCCCTAATGGCCAGGGCTCCCGTAAAAGTGGCCGTATCATAAACTGTGGTGTGAGAGACTGTGCAGTGTGTTTCAGTGATACAGTGAAAGAGACAAGAGTAGACTGTGCAGAGAAACCAGACATCAGCATGGAGGAGCTTCTTCAGCCAGGGCACTGGCTCTTCCAGCAGGAGGAAGAAGAACTGGAAGATATCTGGAGAGGAAGAGTGGGTAATCTCACTTTAGACTATGCCGTGGAAACAAATACAGATGAAGAAACAG
- the si:dkey-238i5.2 gene encoding putative leucine-rich repeat-containing protein DDB_G0290503 isoform X3 translates to MIKARSAMKRIQPFTIGTKLSVPSETKCLDYVGIILPVPGLDCCELRNDSNNDNSSFRQERVSTSTPVEGLSDDIKEEDDRDSVSPSTSSRSIRKIAMCANAESTINCHVTDFNVTSYETNKPSTSTEKLFLVEERLSDKSGEQLETDPWTKGRKIRNLHYDYTVPGFPRDQPEDAAHSQRRDLKDIENSLIQLTTSLDLMQEEPERPHQNTSDAVDLGLEMFRTRQSPGDHVDKSWLKLRSLLRDYHQDLMLALDVSSFYQQADSIISSINWKRNRVLAGEIQKSDKETREIACQINMLNESASRLSTLHPTLARRVTCKQAEVKENWALLQEFLRNQKTDVSSKRPSTLPAEPLTTCPDSQSFARNEGHNIMGKDVKEEQNRLRGFECSQGLWAHRMWSPVEECSVGSRGSLSESSCSKLDNIPEKQDRKSCVGQMAQTTPVSSQECVISSKLLKELTTSTGMNEEIDCSKQRQDHKIEELLSQVEVLWDALQTKYGENNETEPAEKEQTGDKAAQMVTELTLINHLPENVEGGSSGMLEKFLELLDPSGYHKKSQDVNRQQMDEDAEMSLDLLSHQTDQERSQKQDQTIDELQSSLSTLTLRINQHLCRCAELSMDLLDIETDMAVLCDSDLSGLEGLQEQQDDLEAHYNIIESEVREMERLASQIQVPSPEERDPLREEVQAILQAWEEVGRNMAENRCRLEKFHQIQDYFENYLAMITWTENTRSCILAGSSAWRESEISEIDLCIETKLDEFSKLAAAGHMLLQDESQFKDIIKERTDELQSMLGWIQVNWHAQREQLKRNKEGRPESTNDPVQQQAIPFKHPSDSLCIINREIKGSATETQSSQNNFEQQSGRHDLSSVVSQESCLSKTSLGSSICLILTFDDQSSGINQVTKQWSPNNNEIHEESTSSIQVERQQSQNKNSMQMQQPQEMLQVKWLNESVMNKESKQNSSSGNLGQLQNHGEPVQSLSKQKVSRILSPCNTESSFCNHLTEKLQSVNNQSNLQLSPDTDQVQNLSEISVMHQVQSPQLPSYKQDLTRNTAHDNIETSQNQNDDHLRHEVTAEVTHRVFTYLHVSDSYRTAGRVLEVVSPPHEEVQDTTSSALGSSSVQSPSSFSQNVTAEGGMVYNHNRFKASSLFKMKEPIRSKEDEQRRNSTLGNVGSESSGKSSSIFRRRCNTWPEEERREKESQSNSNLQVFIKKNMLPVDSVIDNKSIPFPEDNLPNAVKTSSGPVKNICSYLSLGSTLSFSLPKRFHNSVSDMENKEEIEPIQIYDGSNNPTLPSTRTPQLELTVEPVVHMKQTEINPVDMEDTEEPEVETQQLNQVYESTEPVLRVFTLAEHEGPDHDSSSHHKASPPVINSPPSVSQCSPSSSCGHNCFSVYTKIKDLNGHLYYTSKYMKINSSENLFPNGQGSRKSGRIINCGVRDCAVCFSDTVKETRVDCAEKPDISMEELLQPGHWLFQQEEEELEDIWRGRVGNLTLDYAVETNTDEETGLSIKTSRGQVAHPLHG, encoded by the exons ATGATTAAAGCAAGAAGTGCAATGAAGAGGATCCAGCCTTTCACTATCGGGACTAAGTTATCTGTCCCCTCCGAGACAAAATGTTTGGATTATGTGGGCATCATCCTTCCTGTACCGGGTCTGGACTGCTGTGAACTGAGAAATGACTCAAATAATGACAATTCTTCTTTCCGTCAGGAGAGAGTGTCCACATCTACACCAGTGGAGGGACTTTCAGATGAtattaaagaggaagatgaCAGGGATTCTGTGTCCCCTTCAACTTCTTCCAGATCTATCAGGAAGATTGCTATGTGTGCAAACGCTGAAAGCACAATCAACTGCCATGTCACTGACTTTAACGTGACAAGCTATGAGACGAACAAGCCAAGTACTTCTACTGAAAAGCTGTTTCTAGTTGAGGAAAGACTGAGTGACAAGTCCGGTGAACAGCTGGAG ACTGATCCATGGACTAAAGGAAGGAAGATAAGGAACCTTCATTACGATTACACTGTGCCAGGTTTCCCACGTGATCAACCAGAGGATGCAGCTCACAGCCAAAGGAGAGACCTCAAGGACATCGAGAACTCTCTCATCCAACTGACAACAAGTCTGGACTTGATGCAG GAGGAACCAGAAAGACCTCATCAGAACACGTCAGATGCTGTAGATTTAGGATTGGAAATGTTTAGAACAAGACAAAGCCCGGGGGACCACGTTGACAAATC GTGGCTGAAGTTAAGGTCTCTCCTGAGGGACTATCATCAAGATCTCATGTTGGCTCTAGATGTCTCATCGTTTTACCAACAAGCTGACAGCATCATCAGCAGCATTAATTGGAAG AGGAACCGTGTATTGGCGGGCGAGATCCAAAAAAGTGACAAAGAGACCAGAGAAATTGCCTGTCAGATCAAT ATGCTGAATGAGTCTGCGTCTCGCCTGTCAACTCTCCACCCAACCCTGGCCAGAAGAGTTACATGCAAACAGGCCGAGGTTAAGGAGAACTGGGCACTTCTCCAGGAGTTTCTCCG GAACCAGAAGACAGATGTGTCTTCCAAACGCCCATCAACTTTACCCGCTGAACCTCTTACCACATGCCCTGACTCACAGAGCTTTGCTAGAAATGAGGGTCACAACATAATGGGAAAAGACGTCAAAGAGGAGCAAAACCGTCTCCGAGGATTTGAG TGCTCTCAAGGCCTGTGGGCCCATAGGATGTGGAGTCCAGTTGAGGAATGTTCTGTAGGGAGTCGAGGCTCACTGTCGGAGAGCAGCTGTTCCAAGCTGGACAATATCCCTGAAAAACAGGACAGGAAGAG CTGTGTGGGCCAGATGGCTCAAACAACCCCTGTTTCCTCTCAAGAATGTGTTATATCCAGTAAGCTGTTGAAGGAGTTGACGACATCCACTGGAATG AATGAAGAGATTGACTGCTCAAAGCAAAGACAAGATCACAAAATAGAGGAGCTCCTAAGCCAGGTAGAGGTCCTTTGGGATGCTCTGCAGACAAAATACGGAGAGAATAATGAGACCGAACCAGCGGAAAAAGAACAAACCGGAGATAAAGCCGCACAGATGGTAACAGAACTCACACTTATAAACCATCTCCCGGAAAACGTAGAAGGCGGCAGTTCAGGAATGCTTGAAAAGTTCCTTGAACTTCTGGATCCCAGCGGatatcacaaaaaaagtcag GATGTCAATAGGCAACAAATGGATGAGGATGCAGAAATGTCACTGGATCTTCTGAGTCATCAAACTGACCAAGAAAGATCCCAGAAACAGGACCAGACCATTGATGAACTACAAAGCTCG CTCTCCACTCTAACACTGCGGATAAACCAGCACCTCTGCCGCTGTGCTGAGCTCAGTATGGACCTCCTGGACATAGAAACAGATATGGCTGTGCTTTGTGACTCTGACCTCAGTGGTCTGGAGGGGCTACAGGAGCAGCAGGATGACCTAGAG GCTCATTATAATATCATTGAGTCAGAGgtgagagagatggagagactAGCCAGTCAGATACAGGTTCCTTCCCCAGAGGAGAGAGACCCTCTCAGGGAAGAAGTTCAGGCAATCCTGCAGGCTTGGGAGGAAGTAGGCCGCAACATGGCTGAGAACAGATGCCGCCTGGAGAAGTTTCACCAGATTCAGGACTACTTTGAAAACTATCTTGCCATGAT TACGTGGACAGAGAACACCAGATCCTGTATCCTTGCTGGCAGCTCTGCTTGGAGAGAGAGTGAAATTTCAGAGATTGATCTCTGCATTGAAACAAAGCTGGATGAGTTTAGCAAACTGGCTGCAGCTGGTCATATGCTTTTGCAAGATGAGAGTCAGTTTAAAGACATT ATCAAGGAGAGAACAGATGagttgcaaagcatgctgggatgGATCCAGGTGAACTGGCATGCTCAAAGAGAGCAGCTTAAAAGAAACAAGGAAGGGAGACCAGAGTCAACAAATGATCCTGTTCAACAGCag GCTATTCCTTTCAAACATCCTTCTGATAGTCTGTGCATTATAAACAGAGAGATCAAAGGAAGTGCTACCGAAACACAGTCATCTCAAAACAACTTTGAGCAACAGAGTGGGAGACATGATTTGTCCAGTGTTGTTAGTCAGGAGTCCTGCCTTTCGAAGACATCGCTAGGCTCTAGCATCTGTCTCATTTTGACCTTTGATGACCAGTCTTCAGGCATCAACCAAGTGACAAAGCAATGGTCACCCAACAATAATGAAATACATGAAGAGTCAACAAGCAGCATTCAGGTGGAAAGACaacaatcacaaaacaaaaactcaatGCAAATGCAACAGCCACAAGAAATGCTTCAGGTGAAATGgctgaatgaatcagtcatgAATAAAGAGAGCAAACAAAATTCATCTAGTGGGAATCTTGGACAATTGCAAAACCATGGAGAACCAGTCCAGTCACTAAGCAAACAAAAAGTATCCAGAATTTTGTCCCCATGTAACACCGAATCATCATTTTGCAACCACCTAACAGAGAAACTGCAGTCCGTCAACAACCAATCCAATCTTCAGTTATCACCAGACACTGATCAGGTACAAAACCTATCAGAGATATCAGTTATGCATCAAGTGCAAAGCCCTCAGTTACCAAGCTACAAACAAGACTTGACGCGAAATACGGCACACGACAATATAGAAACAAGCCAAAACCAAAACGACGACCACCTGCGGCATGAAGTGACAGCTGAAGTCACTCATAGA GTGTTCACGTATTTACACGTCTCGGATAGTTACAGAACTGCAGGACGAGTCTTGGAGGTCGTATCCCCACCTCATGAAGAAGTGCAGGACACGACATCCTCTGCATTGGGTTCCTCCTCGGTTCAATCGCCCTCCTCCTTCTCGCAAAATGTCACAGCTGAAGGAGGAATGGTTTACAATCACAACAGATTCAAGGCAAGCTCTTTGTTCAAGATGAAAGAGCCAATTAGAAGTAAAGAGGATGAGCAGAGAAGAAACTCTACGCTTGGCAATGTAGGATCGGAAAGTTCTGGCAAATCTTCAAGCATTTTCAGGCGGAGGTGTAACACTTGGCCAGAAGAAGAacggagagagaaagaaagtcaaTCAAACTCCAACCTTCaggttttcattaaaaaaaacatgttaccGGTAGATTCTGTCATTGATAACAAATCCATTCCTTTTCCAGAAGACAATTTGCCTAATGCTGTCAAGACTTCAAGTGGACCAGTTAAAAACATCTGCTCTTATTTGTCTCTAGGATCCACTCTTAGCTTCAGTCTTCCCAAGCGCTTTCACAACAGTGTCTCAGACATGGAAAATAAAGAGGAGATTGAACCTATACAGATTTATGATGGCTCAAACAACCCAACATTACCCTCAACTCGAACGCCACAATTAGAATTGACAGTGGAACCAGTGGTTCATATgaaacaaactgaaataaacCCGGTAGATATGGAAGATACAGAAGAACCTGAGGTCGAGACCCAACAATTGAACCAAGTTTATGAAAGCACAGAACCTGTCTTGAGGGTTTTCACATTGGCTGAACATGAAGGACCTGATCATGATTCCTCCAGCCACCACAAAGCCTCTCCTCCAGTAATCAATAGTCCCCCATCTGTCAGTCAATGCAGTCCTTCTTCATCCTGTGGTCACAATTGCTTTAGTGTTTACACCAAAATAAAAGACTTAAATGGCCACTTATACTACACATCTAAATACATGAAGATAAACTCCTCAGAAAACTTGTTCCCTAATGGCCAGGGCTCCCGTAAAAGTGGCCGTATCATAAACTGTGGTGTGAGAGACTGTGCAGTGTGTTTCAGTGATACAGTGAAAGAGACAAGAGTAGACTGTGCAGAGAAACCAGACATCAGCATGGAGGAGCTTCTTCAGCCAGGGCACTGGCTCTTCCAGCAGGAGGAAGAAGAACTGGAAGATATCTGGAGAGGAAGAGTGGGTAATCTCACTTTAGACTATGCCGTGGAAACAAATACAGATGAAGAAACAG